One Coffea arabica cultivar ET-39 chromosome 5c, Coffea Arabica ET-39 HiFi, whole genome shotgun sequence DNA window includes the following coding sequences:
- the LOC113689043 gene encoding uncharacterized protein, which produces MANARTLRELAAPELPQQPLCITFPTLAENASFELKSELIHLLPTFHGLSGEEPHKHIQKFNVVCSSIKSPEITEEQIKLRAFPFSLKDATKDWLYYLPAGSVTTWTQLKKKFLKKFFPTSRAASLRKEICSIKQYPGESLYDYWERSIIDPASGGALANKTPREAWLLIETMTKNSQQFGFRESNPTRRVNKIETLSIQQQLSELTSFVRQLAVGNGHQAKACGICTNVGHPTDSCPMLQEDGAKHMNMTGGVPAPRRQYDPHSNTYNPSWKDHPNFSYDNRPQNSFSNRPPGFRQPWQPKPQPLSSNSGSSLEEIVKSLVTTTTQLQQETRALVANNTQFQ; this is translated from the exons ATGGCGAATGCAAgaacactaagggagttggctgctccggAATTGCCCCAGCAGCCGCTGTGCATCACATTTCCAACTCTAGCTGAAAATGCCTCATTCGAACTAAAGTCGGAGTTGATTCACCTTTTGCCCACATTCCATGGCCTTTCGGGGGAGGAACCCCATAAACACATTCAAAAGTTCAATGTGGTATGCTCCAGTATAAAGTCTCCAGAAATTACTGAGGAGCAGATCAAACTTAGAGCCTTCCCATTCTCCCTCAAGGATGCAACAAAGGATTGGTTGTACTACTTACCTGCAGGCAGTGTTACAACATGGACCcaactgaaaaagaaatttttgaaaaaattcttccCTACATCCCGGGCTGCAAGTCTGAGAAAGGAGATTTGTAGCATTAAACAGTACCCTGGAGAATCCCTATATGACTATTGGGAGAG GAGTATCATTGATCCTGCGAGCGGGGGAGCATTGGCAAATAAGACCCCGAGGGAAGCATGGTTGCTCATTGAAACTATGACAAAAAATTCACAACAGTTTGGCTTCCGCGAGAGTAACCCTACCCGTAGGGTTAACAAGATAGAGACATTATCCATTCAGCAGCAGCTATCAGAGCTAACATCTTTCGTTCGCCAATTAGCTGTGGGAAACGGGCACCAAGCAAAGGCCTGTGGAATCTGCACAAATGTGGGTCACCCCACTGACTCATGCCCTATGTTGCAAGAGGATGGGGCTAAACATATGAACATGACTGGAGGCGTGCCCGCGCCTCGTAGGCAGTACGACCCACACTCGAACACGTACAATCCGAGTTGGAAAGATCACCCCAATTTCAGCTATGATAATAGGCCACAGAATTCATTCTCCAATCGTCCACCAGGATTTCGGCAACCATGGCAACCAAAGCCACAACCTTTATCATCTAACTCAGGAAGTTCCTTGGAGGAAATTGTCAAGAGTTTGGTCACGACTACCACTCAGCTCCAACAGGAGACTAGGGCCCTGGTCGCGAACAATACTCAGTTCCAGTAG